A stretch of the Musa acuminata AAA Group cultivar baxijiao chromosome BXJ2-7, Cavendish_Baxijiao_AAA, whole genome shotgun sequence genome encodes the following:
- the LOC135617863 gene encoding vacuolar-processing enzyme-like, with product MARFAAGALRHLVLVLVPLLLVESHLDPIRLPSDRVAKPIIGEGDPLGTRWAVLIAGSNGYYNYRHQADVCHAYQVLKKGGLQDENIIVFMYDDIANNEDNPRPGVIINDPWGEDVYAGVPKDYVGDDVNVNNFFAVLLGNKTALSGGSGKVVNSGPNDHIFIFYSDHGGPGVLGMPTYPYLFADDLIAVLKKKHASGSFKSMVFYLEACESGSIFEGLLPDNIKVYATTAANTTESSYGTYCPGMFPSPPPEYSTCLGDLYSVSWMEDSYMHNWRIETLKQQYQLVKTRTAVHRTYLFGSHVMQYGDLDLNAKKLVSYVGSNPANVNPTYVDYNSLPPLPEAVNQRDADLIHFWHKFHRAPEGSHQKLNAQKHLLEVMEHRLHIDTSIQLIGKLLFGSEQGPEVLESVRSAGQPLVDDWSCLKSMVRAFETYCGSLSQYGMKHMRSLANICNAGIREETMAEVSAQACLRFPSNSWSSLHRGFSS from the exons ATGGCCCGCTTTGCCGCCGGCGCGCTTCGCcacctcgtcctcgtcctcgtcccgCTGCTGCTCGTCGAATCCCACCTCGATCCCATAAGGTTGCCGTCCGATCGCGTGGCAAAACCGATCATCGGTGAGGGCGACCCTTTGGGGACGAGGTGGGCGGTCCTCATTGCCGGATCCAATGGATACTACAACTACCGCCATCAG GCTGATGTATGTCATGCATACCAAGTCCTGAAAAAGGGTGGATTGCAAGATGAGAATATCATTGTTTTCATGTATGATGACATTGCTAATAATGAGGATAATCCTAGACCTGGGGTCATTATCAATGATCCATGGGGTGAAGATGTTTATGCTGGAGTGCCAAAG GACTATGTTGGAGATGATGTTAACGTGAACAACTTCTTTGCTGTACTCCTTGGAAACAAGACTGCTTTGTCTGGAGGAAGTGGGAAGGTTGTTAATAGTGGTCCAAATGATCATATCTTCATTTTCTACTCTGATCACGGTGGACCTGGAGTACTTG GGATGCCCACTTATCCTTACCTTTTTGCGGATGACTTGATTGCCGTGTTAAAGAAAAAACATGCTTCTGGATCCTTTAAAAGCATG GTATTTTATCTTGAAGCTTGTGAATCTGGGAGTATTTTTGAGGGCCTTCTCCCAGACAATATAAAAGTATATGCAACCACTGCAGCAAATACTACAGAGAGTAGTTATGGAACTTACTGCCCCGGAATGTTCCCTTCCCCTCCTCCAGAATACTCTACCTGTTTGGGGGATCTGTATAGTGTTTCTTGGATGGAAGACAG CTATATGCACAATTGGCGGATTGAAACACTGAAGCAGCAGTATCAACTT GTCAAAACCAGGACTGCAGTTCACAGGACATATTTATTTGGTTCTCATGTCATGCAATACGGGGATCTGGATCTAAATGCAAAAAAACTTGTTTCATACGTAGGTTCTAATCCTGCCAATGTTAATCCCACTTATGTTGATTATAATTCCTTGCCACCATTACCAGAGGCTGTGAACCAACGTGATGCAGATCTAATTCATTTCTGGCATAAG TTTCATAGGGCACCTGAAGGTTCCCATCAGAAACTTAACGCTCAAAAGCATCTACTAGAAGTAATGGAACATCGTCTGCATATAGATACCAGTATACAACTTATTGGAAAGCTTCTTTTTGGTTCCGAGCAAGGGCCTGAAGTGCTCGAGAGTGTCCGATCAGCTGGCCAGCCTTTAGTGGATGACTGGTCCTGTCTCAAGTCAATG GTACGGGCCTTCGAAACATACTGTGGGTCTTTATCTCAGTATGGAATGAAACACATGAGGTCCCTAGCAAACATCTGCAATGCAGGCATCAGGGAGGAAACCATGGCCGAGGTTTCTGCTCAAGCTTGCCTGAGGTTTCCCTCAAACAGCTGGTCTTCTCTCCACAGAGGCTTTAGTTCCTGA
- the LOC135617864 gene encoding ras-related protein RIC1 yields the protein MNPEYDYLFKLLLIGDSGVGKSCLLLRFADDSYIESYISTIGVDFKIRTVEQDGKTIKLQIWDTAGQERFRTITSSYYRGAHGIIVVYDVTDQESFNNVKQWLNEIDRYASENVNKLLVGNKCDLTDNRAVSYEAGKAFADEIGIPFLETSAKDATNVEKAFMTMAADIKNRMASQPAMNASKPTTVQMRGQPVATKSSCCS from the exons ATGAATCCCGAATA TGACTATCTTTTCAAGCTTCTGCTTATTGGGGATTCGGGGGTTGGAAAATCATGCCTTCTACTTAGATTTGCG GATGATTCCTATATAGAAAGTTACATCAGTACAATTGGTGTAGACTTT AAAATTCGCACGGTAGAGCAGGATGGGAAAACCATAAAACTTCAAATT TGGGACACTGCTGGTCAGGAACGTTTCCGGACAATCACAAGTAGCTATTACCGTGGTGCACATGGGATTATT GTGGTCTATGACGTAACTGACCAAGAAAGTTTCAACAATGTCAAGCAGTGGCTGAATGAGATTGACAGGTATGCCAGTGAAAATGTGAACAAGCTTTTGGTGGGAAACAAGTGTGATCTGACCGATAATAGGGCAGTATCTTATGAAGCTGGCAAG GCATTTGCGGATGAGATCGGCATACCATTCCTGGAGACAAGTGCCAAGGATGCTACGAATGTAGAGAAGGCATTTATGACCATGGCTGCTGATATAAAGAACAG AATGGCAAGTCAGCCAGCTATGAATGCCAGCAAACCTACGACGGTCCAGATGCGGGGTCAACCAGTCGCCACGAAGAGTAGCTGCTGCTCCTGA
- the LOC103992714 gene encoding uncharacterized protein At1g51745 — protein MGSEQDGILSSNNVSAGGLVWVRRPNGSWWPGRVVGRDELPTKCVLPPRSGTPIKLLGREDGSMDWYNLAKSTRVKAFRCGEFDECIQKAMAFAIRSKKSSTSTGKYIRREDAILHALEIEKAYFLTGKQNGSGVKDPFRTMGYDFPMKSRKVYGLDKQLGHVARKLDVLEENSAQEVSQSLVSYEQTNDLISPDIKQSEKKRRKTPNDSEDNEGIKRMRDLQEIGLGVVSNRKPNVHASTGWFTELGLPDNASLSKSDIYDGFSSLSSIKSSKDSFSSLKRKRSHVAQSHENVRRKDRRLALSKVCEGTKVIVPSYCHWDGAFGGRPSLQGASPNKLNELLSNSRRTDISCDITISPHCSGTSSEELLNACENTREIDDANFDSEVKDSELASMLEFIDNDCSDGLIDIPLIMADNIREDFSIMFEHFPTRDLHPDVAEKQHNGCRQDELESHFTEGLGESSFTGSEGRFKNIKGETEKRSLERHLNHKKNLNNSRFSKNTNSENFMNGAVPDSSLKGKIQEERYFAGCKIDGSCFGESVTSNSHGGQLVKDESVSEVHDVPPNQSSDLHLSDEHGHSLSELVKIQPAHARDQDRSSKRHVPISALPIQRLFPHGQVSLSTSSKYQVSKQLKFTGVGSCLYDVEVTVQSSYRGPHVPLISLMSKSNSKEIVGHPVPIEVVEDGLVDTLLTTRHIDQSLKNGGNSIGKLLPKRKSAQMYLNVVGINCEVTNVTSLKRKYSINRKPRLSPRKIRRLSSINVDQKEKGEERKPVVEKMVGPAVACVPLRLVFSRITEALSSSTRLTSNS, from the exons ATGGGCAGCGAACAAGATGGGATTTTGAGCAGTAACAATGTGTCGGCTGGGGGCCTCGTGTGGGTGCGTCGCCCTAACGGGTCATGGTGGCCGGGCCGGGTTGTTGGTCGGGATGAATTGCCAACGAAATGTGTGCTTCCGCCGAGATcagggactcccatcaagcttctTGGTAGAGAAGATGGGAGCAT GGACTGGTATAATCTTGCAAAATCAACTCGTGTCAAAGCATTTCGTTGTGGGGAGTTTGATGAGTGCATTCAGAAGGCCATGGCTTTTGCAATCCGTTCAAAGAAAAGTTCAACCAGTACAGGTAAGTACATTCGCAGAGAAGATGCCATTCTCCATGCCCTGGAGATTGAAAaggcttacttccttactgggaaGCAGAATGGCTCAGGAGTGAAGGACCCTTTCAGAACAATGGGTTATGATTTTCCCATGAAGTCAAGAAAGGTATATGGGCTTGACAAACAATTAGGTCATGTGGCCAGGAAACTCGATGTTCTTGAGGAGAACTCGGCTCAAGAGGTATCTCAATCTTTAGTGTCATATGAACAAACAAACGATCTGATTTCTCCTGATATTAAgcaatcagaaaaaaaaagaaggaaaactcCAAATGATTCAGAAGATAACGAAGGAATAAAACGAATGAGAGATCTTCAGGAAATAGGTTTGGGGGTTGTATCCAATAGAAAGCCTAATGTGCATGCTAGCACAGGATGGTTCACTGAGCTAGGCCTTCCTGACAATGCTTCACTTAGCAAGTCAGACATTTATGATGGATTTTCTAGTTTGAGTTCAATAAAGAGCAGCAAAGATTCTTTTTCATCCCTGAAAAGGAAGAGATCACATGTGGCCCAATCTCATGAGAATGTGAGAAGAAAAGATCGTCGACTAGCACTTAGTAAAGTTTGCGAGGGTACTAAAGTTATAGTTCCATCATATTGTCACTGGGATGGTGCTTTTGGAGGGCGACCATCTCTTCAAGGGGCTTCTCCaaataagttgaatgaattgctATCTAATTCAAGGAGGACAGATATTTCATGTGACATCACCATCAGCCCACACTGTTCAGGAACTTCAAGTGAGGAATTGTTGAATGCTTGTGAGAACACTCGTGAAATTGATGATGCAAATTTTGATTCTGAAGTAAAGGACTCGGAGCTTGCGAGCATGTTGGAGTTTATTGACAATGACTGCTCCGATGGCCTCATTGATATTCCCCTGATAATGGCAGACAATATCAGGGAAG ATTTTTCAATCATGTTTGAACACTTTCCAACTAGAGATCTTCACCCTGATGTAGCAGAAAAGCAACATAATGGTTGCCGCCAGGATGAACTTGAATCACACTTCACAGAAGGACTTGGTGAGAGTAGCTTCACTGGCTCGGAGGGTCGGTTTAAGAACATCAAAGGGGAAACAGAAAAAAGGTCCTTGGAACGGCATTTAAACCATAAAAAGAACCTGAACAATTCAAGGTTTAGCAAAAATACAAATTCAGAAAACTTTATGAATGGGGCTGTTCCTGACAGTTCCTTGAAGGGTAAAATACAGGAGGAAAGGTATTTTGCAGGTTGTAAAATTGATGGCAGTTGTTTTGGTGAATCCGTGACCTCCAATTCTCATGGTGGTCAGTTGGTGAAGGATGAATCAGTCTCAGAGGTACATGACGTTCCCCCAAATCAGAGTTCTGATCTTCACCTTTCTGATGAACATGGACATTCCCTGTCAGAACTTGTAAAAATTCAGCCTGCACATGCAAGAGATCAAGATAGATCATCCAAGAGACATGTGCCTATCTCCGCTCTGCCGATTCAACGATTGTTTCCTCATGGCCAGGTTTCTCTATCAACTAGCTCTAAGTACCAGGTGTCGAAGCAACTGAAATTTACAGGTGTGGGTTCTTGTCTATACGATGTTGAAGTGACTGTACAATCAAGCTATCGTGGACCTCATGTACCTCTAATATCTCTCATGAGTAAATCAAATAGTAAAGAAATTGTCGGTCACCCCGTTCCTATAGAGGTTGTGGAAGATGGCTTAGTCGATACTCTGTTAACTACCAGGCACATTGATCAGTCACTGAAGAATGGGGGAAATAGTATTGGGAAATTGCTACCTAAAAGGAAGTCGGCCCAGATGTATCTCAATGTTGTTGGGATAAACTGTGAAGTTACAAATGTTACTTCATTGAAAAGGAAATATTCGATAAACAGGAAACCAAGGTTGTCTCCCAGAAAGATCAGAAGGCTGTCATCAATTAATGTTGAtcagaaagaaaagggagaagagagaAAGCCAGTGGTTGAAAAGATGGTGGGACCTGCCGTTGCATGTGTTCCACTTAGACTCGTCTTCAGTAGGATCACTGAAGCATTGAGCTCGTCAACACGATTGACAAGCAATAGCTAA